In Salarias fasciatus chromosome 9, fSalaFa1.1, whole genome shotgun sequence, the genomic stretch ttgttttttttttcttttctgcctcAGGCCTACAAGGAACTGAGATGCTGGATAGTAGATGCTTTTCTGACAGCTGCTCATTTTCCTCAGACACAATCTGCGAATTAATTTTATCCTTGCGTActaaaattcaaagaaaaatcaatatctTCAGTTTCAACATTATACACGTCAATGTCTccaatttaacagaaaacaaGCTGACAAAAGAAATACGAAAAGAAGAAATACTTTGGGGGTGATGTGGGCAGTTTGGgggaaaataaatcaatatcaGCTGGTCAGGTTCACTAAATGGTCctgtggcgcccccttgtggttTCAGAGAAGAACTGCGATACGCTGCTGCCAGAGCCACTGCTCATGGACCAGCTGAGGGATTTGGACCTTCAAACTTCCCAAATATGCTATACCAACCTCTAAACCATCACTGTCCACTAAAAGCAAACAGATTGGTATATTTACAATATAATAATGAAACAAATTTAACTCTTAATAGGTAAAAGAGCTTATTCAGCAGATAACAGTTCTAGAAGAATGGACCAGTGCTGAAGAGCTTTCTTCAGCAGGTCTGGGTAGAAGGAAGTGTCTCTGACCCACAGTGCCGGAGACGTTGTTCATGATAGATCTCAGCTTTCTTCTCAGTCCCTCCAGGGTCAAACACATTTtcgttcaggggccacatctTGAGTGTTCCTGGAGGATTGATGGGTTGTTTAGCGTCATGCAGTCTGACGCTCGGTGGGTCTCCCTTTGTAAACCAGGCTGTTAGGATTGTGAAATAAAACCCTTTTATTTTCAATCCATAGCTTTCTGTGTTTACCTTCAGGCCTCTCACACAGCCCCTACCCATAAAATAAACTCACCTGCGTCACGCCCTTTGTGTACCCatgaaattaatttatttgtgtCAATACTCAGATGGTTGAGGGCTTTCTTGGCACTTTTCTGTTCCTCCCATTTATGTACTCACTGGGTTTGGTcacaaatattcacattttccacCATTTGCCTGGTAGTTTGGGGAAGAAGCTGGATTGAAACCTCTTGCAGACTGGTTTctggccttatatttgacaccgcTCATCTGGAGGCTCTTGATTGAGTTAAGGAGACTCAGTTTTTAAAGCTCAAAAAGGTccctggtttgattccctgatggactcctctctgtcctccgctcctctgaagcctgaaggTGAGTCTGGACTGCAGGACTGGCTCGTAGGGGTGTATTTAATGTGGGAACTAAATTCATTTGCTCCTCCTGTGTCTCGGGGTAACTGAACTCTGGGGCAATAACTCCTTCGACCTGCGGATGGCGTCAAACGCAGTTTAGTgtttctgaagaagaagagatggTTGAACTATTCGCCCGCAGGCTGCGGGCTGCGTTTCTTTTCACCATGTTTTCCTTCCTGCTGTCTCGGGGTTGCTGTCAGCTTGTCACGGCTGCGAACCGCAGCTTTCCCTCCACATTGGCTCCAGATTTTCGGGCTTTTACAACCACCTGTCCAATTTACGGGGAACTGTCCGagaatggtaaaaaaaaaaacagaaaatgcatttCCTGGTGTTGACTCGGGTCTTTTAGCAAACAAATAACCTTCATTACACTGTAACCAACCTGCTCCTGTCAGTAATTTGTGATTATTGAATTAGTGGCTGCCATAATATTCCCAATAATCCTTTCAATTTGTTTTAGAGCGCTGTTTGGACTGTAAAACTTGTATATGGCCCTGTAATTGCAGTCCTTTATGACTCTCCTGGCAGCTTTCCTCAGCTGAATAGCCTGCAGGTTGACCATCCAGCCTCTGACATTGTTCCAAACAGCTGAGAGTTTGCTCGACTCTGGCATTTCTGTTTCACGTAGAAAACAATGGTCTTTCAGCTGTGTTGATGGAAAGCTTCAGCTTGACAGAAGCATCTGTTTTTAGCAGCTGGAGTTGAGTTCAGACAAGATGGATGGTCAGTTGATACTGTTTTGTATTTTAGTTTGAGCactaaaatatgttttattcctttgtttttttgtttaattccaGCTTCACAGGTGAGCTACCCAGAACTGAAGACCATGCTCTCAAGCAGCAACATCCAGCTGTTTGATGTGAGAACCCCTGATGAGTTCCAGGCCGGTCGCATCGCAGAGGCCGTCAACATCCCATGTCAGTGAGAAAACACACTCCAATAAGATTTACACCTCTTCTTTTACTGGATTCATCCTTaatatttcctctgtgtgtgtgtgtgtgtttgtacagtgGACACCCTGGAGGAGTCTCTGAAGCTTTCTCCTGAGCTGTTCCAGAAGAAGTTCGAAGTGAAGCCTCCTGGGAAGGATGACAACAACACTGTGTTTTACTGCAGGAGTG encodes the following:
- the LOC115394474 gene encoding thiosulfate:glutathione sulfurtransferase; translation: MVELFARRLRAAFLFTMFSFLLSRGCCQLVTAANRSFPSTLAPDFRAFTTTCPIYGELSENASQVSYPELKTMLSSSNIQLFDVRTPDEFQAGRIAEAVNIPLDTLEESLKLSPELFQKKFEVKPPGKDDNNTVFYCRSGNRSAKALAIAYQLGFSKVRHYKGGYTEWIEKEGK